The proteins below are encoded in one region of Thermothelomyces thermophilus ATCC 42464 chromosome 1, complete sequence:
- a CDS encoding uncharacterized protein (Nothing remarkable), whose product MELTAAAATATASSSPPPGTEQPRLEQQPPRQQHQQQQRLLSVPTGQRPRPRQPNAAGTPPPRVGRVAPPSPQYSYAAPSRSTNPNRPSPVKRKDSGYSSWSAATPRTLDAPGAHEQGRGHGLGAAVEEGEGEEEEEEAYYTGPDGYDGYDDGNGVAGGEYEHGDGEYEQEYYDESGRYHAWDEEDVEYSSENLTQLCRADQPEIEGRSRGGFINLLLERSPLVGGNVWSGDRE is encoded by the exons ATGGAACTAACAGCAGCCGCCGCGACAGCAACGGCAAGCTCCAGTCCGCCACCCGGGACAGAACAACCCAG ACTCGAACAACAGCCACCGCGACAGCAACatcaacaacagcagcgTCTACTCAGCGTGCCCACGGGACAGAGACCCCGACCCAGACAACCCAATGCCGCCGGGACGCCTCCTCCCCGAGTCGGCCGCGTCGCGCCTCCTAGTCCGCAGTACAGCTACGCCGCGCCGTCAAGGAGTACCAACCCCAACAGACCATCCCCGGTAAAGCGCAAAGACTCCGGCTACTCGAGCTGGAGCGCCGCGACGCCTCGAACGCTGGATGCTCCTGGGGCGCATGAGCAGGGACGTGGACATGGGCTCGGAGCGGCGGTggaagagggggagggggaggaggaggaggaggaggcctaTTATACTGGTCCGGATGGGTATGACGGCTATGACGATGGGAATGGAGTCGCCGGGGGGGAGTATGAGCATGGAGATGGGGAGTATGAGCAGGAATACTATGATGAGTCCGGGCGGTATCACGCGTGGGATGAGGAGGATGTGGAG TACTCTTCCGAGAACCTGACGCAGCTATGCCGGGCCGACCAACCAGAAATAGAAGGACGCAGCAGGGGGGGCTTTATTAATCTACTTCTCGAGAGAAGTCCACTAGTGGGAGGCAATGTGTGGAGCGGAGATAGAGAGTAG